In the Aliarcobacter cryaerophilus genome, one interval contains:
- a CDS encoding SPOR domain-containing protein, with protein MQIIGDDFVKKVQLKQEKEELEKKLSELDETRISMGNINLTNNLNNAYKGIDNNDDMNEMNRLQQNINYDDSNEFDNIMLNQQQGGEDNKKKYLILGIVLVVLFLLTIIIIRLLTSDSKKEDPFTSNNQSSSEMKTLSENSGNIEDRYQRILDDKAKKDSTEPVVNQQINTSNDRLDMIKETKEEAKLAQNENFSDSSIPNETLDETIKKIEEKKQTPKTSETTPAASTKTQAEPKKSIRDLVEGNAAVKSTNQEATGSGYFIQIGAFSKRPSESYLKNITNQGFKYKVIQEDVKGSTFNKLLIGPYSSRAAASNDVSAVKNKLNIQNTFIVNY; from the coding sequence ATGCAAATAATTGGTGATGATTTTGTAAAAAAAGTTCAACTAAAACAAGAAAAAGAAGAGCTTGAAAAGAAGTTAAGTGAACTTGATGAAACAAGGATATCTATGGGAAATATAAATCTTACAAACAATCTAAATAATGCCTATAAGGGTATAGATAACAATGATGATATGAATGAGATGAATAGATTACAGCAAAATATCAATTATGATGATAGTAATGAATTTGACAATATTATGCTAAATCAACAACAAGGTGGAGAAGACAATAAGAAAAAATACCTAATTTTAGGTATTGTTTTAGTAGTTCTTTTTTTACTAACAATAATTATCATAAGACTTCTAACAAGCGATTCTAAAAAAGAAGATCCATTTACTTCAAATAACCAAAGCTCTTCTGAAATGAAAACTCTATCTGAAAATAGTGGAAATATAGAAGATAGATACCAAAGAATACTTGATGATAAGGCAAAAAAAGATAGTACTGAACCAGTAGTAAATCAACAGATTAACACTTCAAATGATAGACTAGATATGATAAAAGAGACAAAAGAAGAGGCTAAATTAGCTCAAAATGAAAACTTCTCAGATAGCTCTATTCCAAATGAAACTCTTGATGAAACTATAAAAAAGATTGAAGAGAAAAAACAAACTCCTAAAACATCTGAAACAACTCCAGCTGCATCTACAAAAACACAAGCTGAACCAAAAAAATCTATAAGAGATTTAGTTGAAGGTAATGCTGCCGTAAAATCAACAAATCAAGAAGCTACTGGTAGTGGTTACTTTATTCAAATTGGAGCATTTTCAAAAAGACCTAGTGAATCTTATTTAAAAAATATAACAAACCAAGGTTTTAAATATAAAGTTATTCAAGAAGATGTAAAAGGTAGCACATTTAACAAACTCCTTATTGGTCCTTATAGTAGTAGAGCAGCTGCATCAAATGATGTATCAGCTGTTAAAAATAAGTTAA
- a CDS encoding serine hydroxymethyltransferase has product MNYITNDNLEVADKEVFEIVEAELARQTNHLEMIASENFTSPAVMQAMGSVFTNKYAEGYPYKRYYGGCEQADKVEQLAIDRACKIFGCKYANVQPHSGSQANGAVYAALLKAGDKILGMDLSHGGHLTHGSKPSFSGQNYSAFYYGVELDGRINYDKVQEIAKIVQPKIIVCGASAYAREIDFKRFREIADSVNAILFADIAHIAGLVAAGEHQSPFPHAHVVTTTTHKTLRGPRGGMIMTNDEEIAKKINSAIFPGLQGGPLVHVIAAKAVAFKEILDPKWKDYAKQVKANAKVLGEVLVSRGYDIVSGGTDNHLVLVSFLNKPFSGKDADAALGDAGITVNKNTVPGETRSPFVTSGIRIGSPALTARGMKEKEFEYIANKICDVLDNIEDKELHKKINKELEELASKFVIYSSSTY; this is encoded by the coding sequence ATGAACTACATAACAAACGATAATTTAGAAGTAGCTGATAAAGAAGTATTTGAAATAGTTGAAGCAGAATTAGCTAGACAAACAAATCATCTTGAGATGATTGCAAGTGAAAACTTTACAAGTCCAGCAGTTATGCAAGCAATGGGAAGTGTATTTACAAATAAATATGCAGAAGGTTATCCATATAAAAGATATTATGGTGGATGTGAACAAGCTGATAAAGTAGAACAACTTGCAATTGATAGAGCTTGTAAAATATTTGGCTGTAAATATGCAAATGTTCAACCTCATAGTGGATCTCAAGCAAATGGTGCAGTATATGCAGCACTACTTAAAGCTGGTGATAAAATATTAGGTATGGATCTATCTCATGGTGGACATTTAACTCATGGTTCTAAACCATCATTCTCTGGTCAAAACTACTCTGCATTTTATTATGGTGTTGAACTTGATGGAAGAATTAATTATGATAAAGTGCAAGAGATTGCAAAAATAGTTCAACCAAAAATCATTGTTTGTGGTGCAAGTGCATATGCTAGAGAGATTGACTTTAAAAGATTTAGAGAAATAGCTGATAGTGTAAATGCTATTTTATTTGCTGATATTGCTCATATTGCTGGTCTTGTTGCTGCTGGTGAACATCAATCTCCATTCCCTCATGCTCATGTTGTAACAACAACTACTCATAAGACTTTAAGAGGTCCAAGAGGTGGTATGATTATGACAAATGATGAAGAGATTGCTAAAAAAATTAATAGTGCAATTTTCCCTGGACTTCAAGGTGGACCACTTGTTCATGTAATTGCTGCTAAAGCTGTTGCATTTAAAGAGATACTTGATCCTAAATGGAAAGATTATGCAAAACAAGTAAAAGCTAATGCAAAAGTATTAGGTGAAGTTCTAGTAAGTAGAGGTTATGATATAGTAAGTGGTGGAACAGATAATCACTTAGTTTTAGTATCATTCTTAAATAAACCATTCTCAGGAAAAGATGCAGATGCAGCACTTGGTGATGCAGGAATTACTGTAAATAAAAATACAGTTCCAGGTGAGACAAGAAGCCCATTTGTTACAAGTGGTATTAGAATAGGAAGCCCAGCTTTAACTGCACGTGGAATGAAAGAGAAAGAGTTTGAATATATTGCAAATAAAATTTGTGATGTATTAGATAATATTGAAGATAAAGAGTTACACAAAAAAATAAACAAAGAGCTTGAAGAGTTAGCTAGTAAGTTTGTGATTTACAGTAGTTCGACGTATTAA
- the lysS gene encoding lysine--tRNA ligase: MFENKYIQQRIEKAQNLRDLGINPYANETKRELSIQDYLIKNEDIFNLETKRDENRSFTIAGRIKFFRLMGKASFLKIEDESGMLQVYVARDNLEENFYNDIFKKYIEVGDIIEVSGYPFVTGQGELSLHVDNLTILTKAISPLPEKFHGIQDKELRYRQRYLDLIMNSSVRDTFHTRSKVISLTRRFFEDKGFLEVETPMMHPIAGGANAKPFVTHHNALGIDRFLRIAPELYLKRLIVGGFEAVFEINRNFRNEGMDATHNPEFTSIEFYWAYKTYKDLIVLTKEYFEYLFKNLNLPTTLPYGEFEVDFTNFSEIPLIQSLYEIGGVPKDIVEDKEKILEFLRANKLEANPKLNLGQLQGELFDEFVEAKLINPTFITEYPVEISPLARRNDEKPHLTDRFELFIAGREIANAFSELNDPIDQLQRFEGQMAAKDSGDDEAHEMDEDFVNALSYGMAPTAGQGIGIDRLVMMLTNQHSIRDVLLFPAMKPVKQDFDLLLDENEEKK; encoded by the coding sequence TTGTTTGAAAATAAATATATACAACAAAGAATAGAAAAAGCTCAAAATTTAAGGGATTTAGGAATAAATCCGTATGCAAATGAGACAAAAAGAGAGTTAAGTATACAAGATTATTTAATAAAAAATGAAGATATTTTTAATCTTGAAACAAAAAGAGATGAGAATAGAAGTTTTACGATAGCTGGGAGAATTAAGTTTTTTAGACTTATGGGAAAAGCTAGTTTTCTTAAAATTGAAGATGAAAGTGGAATGCTTCAAGTTTATGTTGCTAGAGATAATTTAGAAGAGAATTTTTATAATGATATTTTCAAAAAATATATTGAAGTTGGAGATATTATTGAAGTTAGTGGTTACCCATTTGTAACAGGACAAGGTGAGCTTTCGCTTCATGTTGATAATTTAACAATTCTTACAAAAGCTATCTCGCCACTTCCTGAGAAATTTCATGGAATACAAGATAAAGAGCTAAGATATAGACAAAGATACTTAGATTTAATTATGAATAGTAGTGTTAGAGATACTTTTCATACAAGAAGTAAAGTTATAAGTTTAACACGAAGATTTTTTGAAGATAAAGGGTTTTTAGAAGTTGAAACTCCTATGATGCATCCAATTGCGGGTGGAGCAAATGCAAAACCATTTGTTACTCATCACAATGCTTTAGGAATTGATAGATTTTTAAGAATTGCCCCAGAACTTTATTTAAAAAGATTAATTGTTGGTGGATTTGAAGCAGTTTTCGAAATAAATAGAAACTTTAGAAATGAAGGAATGGATGCAACTCACAATCCTGAGTTTACATCTATTGAATTTTATTGGGCATATAAAACTTATAAAGATTTAATAGTTCTTACAAAAGAGTATTTTGAATATCTATTTAAAAACTTAAATCTTCCTACGACTTTACCTTATGGAGAATTTGAAGTAGATTTTACAAATTTTAGTGAAATACCTCTTATTCAATCTTTATACGAAATTGGTGGTGTTCCAAAAGATATTGTTGAAGATAAAGAGAAAATTTTAGAGTTTTTAAGAGCAAATAAACTTGAAGCAAATCCTAAATTAAATTTAGGACAACTTCAAGGTGAACTTTTTGATGAGTTTGTTGAAGCTAAATTAATTAATCCTACATTTATAACAGAGTATCCAGTTGAGATTTCACCTCTTGCTAGAAGAAATGACGAAAAACCACATTTGACAGATAGATTTGAACTATTTATTGCTGGACGTGAAATTGCAAATGCATTTAGTGAGTTAAATGATCCAATTGACCAACTTCAAAGATTTGAAGGACAAATGGCAGCAAAAGATAGTGGTGATGATGAAGCACATGAGATGGATGAGGATTTTGTAAATGCTTTATCATATGGTATGGCTCCAACAGCAGGACAAGGAATAGGAATTGATAGACTTGTAATGATGCTTACAAATCAACACTCTATAAGAGATGTTTTACTTTTTCCTGCAATGAAACCAGTAAAACAAGATTTTGATCTATTATTAGATGAAAATGAAGAAAAAAAATAA
- a CDS encoding CvpA family protein — MQDIEVFDLVIILITLLLGLKGLFRGLIKEVFGIVGIVGAIFVASRISTEVGGLLAPILVIENQSTIKLIGFVVSLVAVWLIVYSAGVVVSKIFSASGLGIVDRIFGLIFGMLKIFLIFSVIAYSLNQVGSFKKVIDEKFSKSFMMPHLLSVGSYIIKFDTTAVVNSIDKTIQNATDSSISIQNSIEETKQSVEPALNDIKENVEQLDNLKEDFDSTKEKLQDIRNKDE; from the coding sequence ATGCAAGATATTGAAGTTTTTGATTTAGTTATTATACTTATTACACTATTGCTTGGTTTAAAAGGACTTTTTAGAGGTTTAATAAAAGAAGTTTTCGGAATAGTTGGTATTGTTGGTGCTATTTTTGTGGCATCAAGAATTTCAACAGAAGTTGGTGGACTTTTAGCTCCTATTCTTGTAATAGAAAATCAATCAACAATAAAACTAATAGGTTTTGTAGTTTCATTAGTTGCAGTTTGGCTTATTGTTTATAGTGCTGGTGTTGTTGTTAGTAAAATATTTAGTGCAAGTGGTTTAGGAATTGTTGATAGAATATTTGGACTTATATTTGGAATGTTAAAAATTTTCCTTATTTTCTCTGTTATTGCTTATTCACTAAATCAAGTAGGGTCATTTAAAAAAGTAATAGATGAAAAATTTAGTAAATCTTTTATGATGCCTCATTTACTTAGTGTTGGTTCTTACATAATAAAATTTGATACAACAGCAGTTGTAAATAGTATTGATAAAACTATTCAAAATGCAACAGATAGTTCAATTTCAATACAAAATAGTATCGAAGAGACAAAACAGAGTGTAGAACCCGCTTTAAATGATATAAAAGAGAATGTAGAGCAACTTGATAATTTAAAAGAAGATTTTGATAGTACAAAAGAGAAGTTGCAAGATATTAGAAATAAAGATGAATAA
- a CDS encoding ATP-binding protein codes for MKLKEEIKELKTKDILISCDKIIFNTNKLSKTIENFSNFFGKDEKISSHSLVESVNNVILFCETIFEKNSIVCKFKHSEDFIINCNQIDFSDSILNIIDNSIYALVNNKDKEDRYILINFSNKILSIKDSANGIEEEIITKICEPYFTTKHQSFGVGLGLFTVHEFFVRNLNFKIEFKNEEFEYKNKKLKGLNININFN; via the coding sequence ATGAAGCTAAAAGAGGAGATAAAAGAGTTAAAGACAAAAGATATTTTAATATCTTGTGATAAAATTATTTTTAATACAAATAAACTATCAAAAACAATAGAAAATTTCTCAAACTTTTTTGGAAAAGATGAAAAAATTTCAAGTCACTCTTTAGTTGAAAGTGTAAACAATGTAATACTATTTTGTGAAACTATATTTGAAAAAAACTCTATTGTTTGTAAATTTAAGCATAGTGAAGATTTTATTATAAATTGTAATCAAATTGATTTTTCTGATTCAATTTTAAATATTATTGATAATTCGATTTATGCATTAGTTAATAATAAAGATAAAGAAGATAGATATATTTTAATAAATTTCTCAAATAAAATTTTATCAATAAAAGATAGTGCAAATGGTATTGAAGAGGAAATTATAACAAAAATTTGTGAACCATATTTTACTACAAAACATCAATCTTTTGGTGTAGGATTAGGACTTTTTACCGTACATGAATTTTTTGTAAGAAATCTTAATTTTAAAATAGAGTTTAAAAATGAAGAGTTTGAATACAAAAATAAAAAGCTTAAAGGTTTAAATATTAATATAAATTTTAATTAA
- the ispG gene encoding flavodoxin-dependent (E)-4-hydroxy-3-methylbut-2-enyl-diphosphate synthase: MIKRYPTKQIYVGNVPIGGDAPISVQSMTFTKTSDVEATVEQIKKLHFAGADIVRVAVPHLEDAQALKEIKKQVDLPIVADIHFHYKLALIAAEVVDCIRINPGNIGDKKRVAEVVKACQARNIPIRIGVNCGSLEKEFEDKYGQTAQGMVASAEYNIKYLEDLGFTDIKVSLKASDVQRTVEAYRMLRPMNNYPFHLGVTEAGTQFHSTIKSSIALGSLLLDGIGDTLRVSMTGELEEEIKVGRAILKDLGISKEGLNIISCPTCGRIEADLVSAVSEIEKRTAHIKTPLDVSVMGCVVNAIGEAKSADVAIAFGKGSGLVMKKGEIIAKLSGDALINKFVEEVEFEAKRKI; this comes from the coding sequence ATGATAAAAAGATACCCAACAAAACAAATATATGTAGGAAATGTTCCTATTGGTGGTGATGCACCAATTAGTGTTCAGTCAATGACATTTACAAAAACATCAGATGTAGAAGCAACAGTTGAGCAAATAAAAAAACTTCATTTTGCAGGAGCTGATATTGTAAGAGTTGCTGTTCCTCATCTTGAGGATGCTCAAGCTTTAAAAGAGATAAAAAAACAAGTTGATTTACCAATCGTTGCTGATATTCACTTTCACTATAAGTTAGCTTTAATTGCAGCTGAAGTGGTTGATTGTATAAGAATCAATCCAGGAAATATTGGAGATAAAAAGAGAGTAGCAGAAGTTGTAAAAGCTTGTCAAGCTAGAAATATTCCAATACGAATTGGAGTAAACTGTGGAAGTTTAGAAAAAGAGTTTGAAGATAAATATGGACAAACAGCACAAGGTATGGTTGCAAGTGCTGAGTACAATATAAAATATCTTGAAGATTTGGGTTTTACAGATATAAAAGTATCTTTAAAAGCTAGTGATGTTCAAAGAACAGTCGAAGCTTATAGGATGTTAAGACCTATGAATAACTATCCATTTCATTTGGGAGTAACTGAAGCTGGAACACAGTTTCACTCTACAATAAAATCTTCAATTGCACTAGGGAGTTTGCTTCTTGATGGAATAGGTGATACATTAAGAGTTTCAATGACAGGAGAGCTTGAAGAAGAGATAAAAGTAGGACGTGCTATTTTAAAAGATTTAGGTATTTCAAAAGAGGGTTTAAATATTATATCTTGTCCTACTTGTGGAAGAATTGAGGCTGATTTAGTAAGTGCAGTATCAGAGATAGAAAAAAGAACAGCACATATAAAAACTCCTCTTGATGTTTCTGTTATGGGATGTGTTGTAAATGCTATTGGAGAAGCAAAAAGTGCTGATGTTGCTATTGCTTTTGGAAAAGGTAGTGGGCTTGTTATGAAAAAAGGCGAAATAATAGCCAAATTAAGTGGAGATGCTTTAATAAACAAGTTCGTTGAAGAAGTTGAATTTGAAGCAAAAAGAAAAATATAA
- a CDS encoding replicative DNA helicase, whose translation MDSIYSINIERAVLSSIFFNPEELEDVLGVLKPKDFYLPAHKAIFEAIVKLHSEDMPIDEDFVRNRVDKKDVNDGVLLEILSANPITNTAAYVKEIKDASVKRELATLATTIKKVAIEDEISANEALDTIQGELYKISTNSATSELKDMQTVTSDTLAYIEKMKKLGNKYLIGQTTGFEALDKKTTGFNEGDLVIIAARPAMGKTALVLNMALKNVEQKKGVIFFSLEMPAEQLMLRMLAAKTSIPLQNLRKGDMDDKEWSILSAAFDDLNSKKLFVDDGGSININQLRARVRKLAQIQENNISLVIIDYLQLMQGLGNKDRHQEVSDISRGLKMLARELKIPIVALSQLNRGLESRPDKRPMLSDLRESGAIEQDADIIMFVYRDDVYKQRDEARKEKEAKDKGEDYKSKFIDKPIEEAEIIIGKQRNGPIGTVKLDFHKALTKFIDKDNEHYGQAPIEVVFESVADVQKETKIDFPDGVL comes from the coding sequence ATGGATAGCATTTATAGTATAAATATTGAAAGAGCAGTTTTAAGTTCAATCTTCTTTAACCCTGAAGAGCTTGAAGATGTTTTAGGAGTTTTAAAACCAAAAGATTTTTATCTTCCTGCCCATAAAGCTATATTTGAGGCAATAGTTAAACTTCATAGTGAAGATATGCCAATTGATGAGGATTTTGTAAGAAATAGGGTAGATAAAAAAGATGTAAATGATGGGGTTTTACTTGAAATTTTGAGTGCAAATCCTATTACAAATACAGCCGCTTATGTAAAAGAGATAAAAGATGCTTCTGTAAAAAGAGAGTTAGCAACACTTGCAACAACTATAAAAAAAGTTGCTATTGAAGATGAAATTAGTGCAAATGAAGCTTTAGATACTATTCAAGGTGAGCTTTACAAAATATCTACAAATAGTGCTACAAGTGAGCTAAAAGATATGCAAACAGTTACAAGTGATACTTTAGCATATATTGAAAAGATGAAAAAACTAGGAAATAAATACCTTATAGGACAAACAACTGGTTTTGAAGCACTTGACAAAAAAACAACTGGTTTTAATGAAGGGGATTTAGTAATAATTGCAGCACGTCCAGCCATGGGTAAAACAGCACTTGTTTTAAATATGGCTTTAAAAAATGTAGAACAAAAAAAAGGAGTTATATTCTTTTCGCTTGAAATGCCAGCAGAACAGTTGATGCTAAGAATGCTTGCAGCAAAAACATCAATTCCTCTTCAAAATCTAAGAAAAGGTGATATGGATGATAAAGAGTGGTCTATCTTAAGTGCTGCTTTTGATGATTTAAACTCAAAAAAACTTTTTGTAGATGATGGTGGAAGTATAAATATTAATCAGCTTCGAGCAAGAGTGAGAAAATTAGCGCAAATTCAAGAAAATAATATTAGTCTTGTAATTATTGATTATCTTCAACTTATGCAAGGACTTGGAAATAAAGATAGACATCAAGAGGTTTCAGATATCTCTAGAGGTTTGAAAATGCTTGCACGTGAGCTTAAAATTCCGATTGTTGCACTTTCTCAACTTAATCGTGGACTTGAAAGCAGACCCGATAAAAGACCAATGCTAAGTGATTTAAGAGAATCTGGAGCAATCGAGCAAGATGCTGATATCATAATGTTTGTTTATAGAGATGATGTTTATAAACAGCGAGATGAAGCAAGAAAAGAGAAAGAGGCTAAAGACAAAGGTGAAGATTATAAATCTAAATTTATAGATAAGCCAATTGAAGAGGCTGAAATAATTATTGGAAAGCAAAGAAATGGACCAATTGGTACAGTAAAACTAGATTTCCATAAAGCCTTGACTAAATTTATTGATAAAGATAATGAACACTATGGGCAAGCCCCAATAGAAGTTGTTTTTGAATCAGTAGCAGATGTACAAAAAGAGACAAAAATAGATTTCCCTGATGGAGTTTTATAA
- a CDS encoding type II secretion system protein: protein MKRAFSLIEIIFVIVILGIIVSFAAPKLMDTKDSALVSTLKRDVNTTINSIQSYYLLNQKIEDIKDAINIGDTNWDIEKLKMSDKNSCIKLEIKKNQNIVSIDLQVDSAKDSTICKKIRDSGLVSKVYEVY, encoded by the coding sequence ATGAAAAGGGCTTTTTCTCTAATAGAGATTATTTTTGTAATTGTGATTTTAGGGATAATTGTCTCTTTTGCTGCTCCAAAACTTATGGATACAAAAGATAGTGCTCTTGTTTCAACTTTGAAAAGAGATGTAAATACTACTATAAACTCTATTCAAAGCTACTATTTATTAAATCAGAAAATTGAAGATATTAAAGATGCTATAAATATTGGTGATACAAATTGGGATATAGAAAAACTAAAAATGAGTGATAAAAACTCTTGTATCAAATTGGAAATTAAAAAAAATCAAAATATTGTTTCTATTGATCTTCAAGTAGATAGTGCAAAAGATAGTACTATTTGTAAAAAAATAAGAGATAGTGGATTGGTTTCAAAGGTTTATGAAGTTTACTAA
- a CDS encoding DegT/DnrJ/EryC1/StrS family aminotransferase, which produces MQIDFANLQHQHNLYKEEIEEAILKVARDCNFIMGTQIDELERDLEKFTGSKYAISCSSGTDALLLAMMALDIQPDDEIITTPFTFFATAETIAFLKAKPVFVDIDEKTYNIDPKKIEAAITPKTKAIIPVSLYGQPCDMDEINQIAKNHNLKVIVDGAQSFGSTYKGISDSNLGDISCTSFFPAKPLGCYGDGGAVFTNNQQLATKIQSLRLHGQSIRYHHQYIGMGGRLDTIQAAVLNVKLKYYEKDLKLRQDVAEKYTKALNAKNIETPFVKNDRTSAWAQYSIRVQNRTELQTKLQNLGIPTAVHYPMPLHVQECFKYLNLKEGDFPISEKVSKEIMSLPMNPYVSDEEIEFIVENLAKELRC; this is translated from the coding sequence ATGCAAATAGATTTTGCCAACCTTCAACACCAACACAACCTATATAAAGAAGAGATAGAAGAGGCTATTTTAAAAGTAGCACGAGATTGTAACTTTATAATGGGAACTCAAATAGATGAGCTTGAAAGAGACCTAGAGAAGTTTACAGGTTCAAAATATGCAATATCTTGCTCAAGTGGAACAGATGCTCTTTTACTTGCTATGATGGCTTTAGATATACAACCAGATGATGAAATTATTACAACTCCTTTTACATTCTTTGCAACAGCAGAAACAATAGCTTTTCTTAAAGCTAAACCAGTTTTCGTTGATATTGATGAAAAAACATATAATATAGACCCAAAAAAAATAGAAGCGGCTATCACACCAAAAACTAAAGCTATTATTCCTGTAAGTCTATATGGACAACCATGTGATATGGATGAAATAAATCAAATAGCTAAAAACCATAACCTAAAAGTAATTGTTGATGGAGCTCAAAGCTTTGGATCTACTTATAAAGGTATAAGTGACTCAAACCTTGGTGATATCTCTTGTACCTCTTTTTTCCCTGCTAAACCATTAGGTTGCTATGGTGATGGTGGAGCTGTATTTACTAACAACCAACAACTAGCGACTAAAATCCAAAGCCTTAGACTTCATGGACAAAGTATAAGATACCATCATCAATATATTGGTATGGGTGGAAGACTTGATACTATTCAAGCAGCAGTACTTAATGTAAAACTAAAATACTATGAAAAAGATTTGAAACTAAGACAAGATGTAGCAGAAAAATACACAAAAGCACTAAACGCAAAAAATATAGAAACTCCTTTCGTTAAAAATGATAGAACATCAGCTTGGGCACAATACTCAATAAGAGTACAAAATAGAACTGAACTTCAAACAAAACTTCAAAACCTAGGTATTCCAACAGCAGTACATTACCCAATGCCTCTACATGTACAAGAATGCTTTAAATACCTAAACCTAAAAGAAGGTGACTTTCCAATCTCAGAAAAAGTATCAAAAGAGATAATGAGCTTACCAATGAATCCATATGTAAGCGATGAAGAGATTGAGTTTATTGTAGAAAATTTGGCAAAAGAGCTAAGATGTTAA
- a CDS encoding Gfo/Idh/MocA family protein codes for MLNVALVGFGYWGPNIARNINNNPNLNLHTICDMIDENLEKAHKIYASSTNYEKDFNKVLEDKTIDIVAIATQTSSHYYLIKQALLAFKNVYVEKPFTATLQEAQELEDLAKKQNKIIHIDHIMIFHPAIKKIKEIISSGEIGEVLFINSTRKSLGQFRKDVSSMWDLAVHDLSIIDYLMDGKNPTSIKASGDKFYNPKESITFVNLKYENFSVHLESNWLSPIKERNITIVGSKKMLVYEDLKLENKLTVYEKNVEVVSGENITDENYLVKTNEFGTYSPYIKPEDALYNSIEHFRTSIINQTQSLSNPSQAIRVHKILEIADNNMNM; via the coding sequence ATGTTAAATGTAGCACTTGTAGGATTTGGTTATTGGGGACCAAATATTGCAAGAAATATAAATAATAATCCAAATTTAAATCTTCATACAATTTGCGATATGATAGATGAAAATCTGGAAAAAGCACACAAAATATATGCATCTTCAACAAACTATGAAAAAGATTTTAATAAAGTTTTAGAAGATAAAACTATAGATATAGTTGCTATTGCTACACAAACAAGTAGCCACTATTATTTAATAAAACAAGCACTATTGGCTTTTAAAAATGTATATGTTGAAAAACCTTTTACTGCTACTTTACAAGAGGCACAAGAGCTTGAAGATTTAGCAAAAAAGCAGAATAAAATTATACATATAGATCATATTATGATTTTTCATCCAGCAATAAAAAAAATAAAAGAGATAATTTCTAGTGGTGAAATAGGAGAAGTTTTATTTATAAATTCAACTAGAAAGAGTTTAGGACAATTTAGAAAAGATGTAAGCTCTATGTGGGATTTAGCTGTTCATGATTTATCTATAATTGATTATCTAATGGATGGTAAAAATCCAACAAGTATAAAAGCAAGCGGTGATAAATTTTATAATCCAAAAGAGAGTATTACATTTGTAAATCTAAAATATGAAAACTTTTCTGTGCATCTTGAATCAAACTGGTTAAGTCCAATAAAAGAGAGAAATATTACTATTGTTGGCTCTAAAAAAATGCTTGTTTATGAGGATTTAAAATTAGAAAACAAACTTACAGTTTATGAGAAAAATGTAGAAGTTGTAAGTGGAGAAAATATTACAGATGAAAATTATTTGGTAAAAACAAATGAGTTTGGAACTTATTCTCCATATATAAAACCAGAGGATGCTTTATATAATAGTATCGAACATTTTAGAACTTCAATTATAAATCAAACACAATCTTTATCAAATCCATCTCAAGCAATAAGAGTTCATAAAATTCTAGAAATTGCAGATAATAATATGAATATGTAA